The genomic window TAACACAGGTTGAAATAGTTCAAGTTGATGTATTAAAATCAGCAGATAAGACCTTTGTAATAAAAGGAGATACAATAACTTATACTGTTATAATAACAAATTCTTCAACAATACCTGTAAATGATGTGGTATTTACTGATCCAATACCAGATGGAACAAGTTTTGTGCCAGGTAGTGTAACAATAAATGGTAATCTAGCTGGTGGAAATCCAAGTACAGGCATTAATTTAGGAACTCTTGATTCAGGTGAAACAGTAAAAGTAAGTTTTAAGGTTAAAGTTGATTTTGTACCATGTCCACCAAGAATATTAAACAAAGCTTTTGTAAGTTTTAATTATGTACTTGGAGATAATATTATAGAAGAAACTGTAGAAAGTAATAGTTCAATAATAGATATAGGACCAACAAGCTTTAAACAATTAAGTAGAGAAGAATATGTTAAAATACCAGTTCAAAAACCAGATATAGAAGAAATTTTAAATATAGTAGTGGATATTGAAATAACAAATACAAAGGTCATAAAAACGCCTATAATAACATCTTTAGAAGGACAAAATTTAACAGGCTTTAAATTGATAGTTGAAGGAGTACTAAATCAAAAGGTTGAATATATAGCTTGCGATGAGAAGCAGTCAGTACACGCAGCACACTTTAGAGTACCGTTTAGCACATTTATAATATTACCAGAAAGTTATGTAGAGGGTACTAATATAGAGATAGAAGCTATAGTAGAGGATATTTACAGTAAACTTGTAAATAAGAGAACTGTATTTAAGAATATAACATTTATGATACTTGCAAAATTTTAATTGTAAAATAGATAAACTGTACTGTTAAAGGAATAATTAAAAAAGCTTCAACTAGTTTTTTAGATCTAGTTGAGGCTTTTATAAGAAATCTAATTAGTTTAATATTCACATTAATAAAAATGGTATAAAGAAAAGAATTATATAAAAATAAATTTTTATGTAAACATTCATAAATAATATGAATATTATAAATTAGAGTCATATGTATTATAGTAAAATATTTGAATTTTATAGGGGGTATAATTTTATGGCCAGTGTAATGAGAAATTTCATTGAGATAGAAGGAATAAATTCAAATTGTATACCAGAAAATGTGTCAGCATTTAAACAATTTAATATAGAAGAAACTGCATGTTTACCAATTACAAAACCAGATATAGAACAAATTTTAAAAGTAATTGCAGATGTAGAAATTAAAAGCACAAGGGCAATAAGAACTCCAGTAGGAACCTCTCTTGAAGGTCAAGTTTTGACTGGTTGGAAGCTTGTAATAGAGGGAAAGGTAAATCAAAAGGTTCAATATGTAGCCGATCTTCCAGAACAACCATCTCATGCTGCACATTTTAGTGTGCCTTTTAGTACTTTTGTGGTATTGCCAGAGGATTTTGTTATGGGTACACCGGTAACTGTAACACCATTTTTAGAAGATATATATGTAGAACAATTAGATAAAAGGTGTATATTTAAAAATATAACTTTATTATTAGCAGTTGAATTTTGTTAAGAATAAGAAAGGGTGATATATATGGCAAAAATAATGAGAAATTTAGTTGAATATATAGGTATTGCTGATACTTTACCAACGAGCCCTAAATATTTTAAGGAATTAACAGTGCAGGAAAAGTTAGTAATACCAATGCAAAAACCAGATATAGAGCAATTGTTAGGAGTTATGGTAGAAGCAGAGGTGATTTCAACTAGAGTAGTAGAAACAGAAAAAGGAATATCCGATGAAGGGCAAAAGCTTTCAGGATGTAAGCTTATAATAGAGCTTAAACTTCATGAAAAAGTTAAATATGTGGCAGATGAGCCAACACAATCAGTTCATGTAGCAGAGTATGAATCACAATATAAGAGTGTATTTATAGTTGTACCTTGTGAAATAGATGGAACAGATGTATGTGAACTTGTTAGAAGAAATAAAATGAGTGTTAATGTATATATAGAAGATATATATGCTGAAATGATAGATTGTAGAAATATATTTAAAAATGTAACAATCTTTGTTGATGCTGTATTTAGAAAATAAAGATAGATATTTATGAGTTAAAAAATCAAGTTATATTTTAAAGAAAGGAAGTGTATATATGGCAGTAGTATTAACCAAAACTGCAGATAAAGTTAATGTTTTGCCAGGGGATATAGTAACCTATCAAGTTACGATAAATAATACAGATGACACTTTTAGCGAAACAAATATAACATTTACAGATATAATACCAAAAGGAACTACTTTTATCAAAGACAGTTTTTTTTTAGAAGATAAGTTACAACTAGGGAAAGATCCTAATGTAGGAGTGCCTATTCCTGATATACCTCCATTGGCAACAACAAAAGTTAAATATGATGTATTAGTTGATGAAAAAACTACTTCAGTACAATTAGTAAATATTGCTCAAGCAACTTCAATATTAAGTGGAACAATGATACCTATAACCTATGAAAGTAATCCATTTAATATAAATATAGCAGCGATAGATTTATTAAAATCTGCAGATAAATATAATATAGCTGTTACGGAAGAAATAACTTATAGTATTATTATTAATAATATTGGAGCAGTTGAACTTAAAAACCCTATATTAAAAGATTTAGTTCCAGAATGTCTTTCTTTTGTTGATGGGAGTTTTAGCATAAATGGTATTTTAGATACAAATGCCAACCCTAATAATGGAATTAATCTTGAAAATATATTACCAGGACAAATTTTAAATATAAATTTTAGAGCAACTGTAATTTGTACACCATGTTTACTAAAGTTTGTTAATACTGCTGCATTAAGTTATGAAATAGAAACAGTACAAAATGGACTAATTGAGACAAATACAATAACTACAAATAAAGTAATAACTACAGTTTCCCCATCTGCATTCAAACAATTAAGTAGAGAAGAATATATAAAAATTCCATGTCAAAAGCCAGATATGGAAGAAATTTTAAATACTCTTGTTAATATTGAAATAACAGATACAAAAGTTATAAAAACTCCTGTAATAAAATCATTAGAAGGACAAAAACTAACAGGATTTAAACTAATAGTTGAAGGGGTATTAAATCAAAAGGTTGAGTATGTAGCTTGTGATAAAGAGCAGTCAGTACATGCAGCACACTCTAGAGTTCCATTTAGTAGTTTTATTGTACTTCCTAAAAATTATGTAGAAGGTACTTCTATTAAGGTAGAAGGAGTAGTAGAAGATATTTATACTAAGCTTGTAAATAAGAGAACTATATTTAAAAATATAACTTTTATAATAAGGGCAACATATGAGTTGTAGGATAAATTATATAGATTATGAACTCCAATTGGAAATTAACTCTGATTGGAGTTTTTTTGTAAATATATTTATACCATTTAAAATGAAAAAGTATGGTTGTTAAATAGTTTAAACAGCTATTTGAAATTAATATTACTTTTTTATGGTAAATATGAATATATATAGTGTATAAGAAAAAATATATAGTTTTATATGGTGGGGAGGGTATAGAGTGAAAAACAATTATAAAGAATTTGTAGAAATTATAAATGACTCCAGTAAATTTTGGAATAATCCTAAGGCATTTAAGCAATTTTGTATACAAGATACATTTGATCTACCTTTAAATAAAATGAATATTGAAAAAATACTAAATGTAGTAGTAGATGTTGAAATAATAGATAAATTTATAATTGACACAATAATAGGGATGTCTATAGAAGGGCAACGTCTTAGTGGAAAAAAAATTATAGTTAATGGAAAAATAAGATATAGGGTAGAGTATGAAACTACAGAGGAAAGCCAAGTTATTAATACAATAGAGTTTGAAAAAAATTTTTCTAATCATGTAATGATAGAAAATCAAAAGTGTGACATATTACAAATAAAGGTGATAGCTAATGCTGAGTATGCACTAGTAAAACAAATTAACGAAAGGAAAATACTACATAATGCTGTAATATTGTTGAATGTAATTGATAGAATTTATGATTTGAATGATAATTATAATAAGATAAATTTAGCAAAAAATATTGATGATTTAATTGCAGTTAAAGATAAGG from Clostridium sp. MB40-C1 includes these protein-coding regions:
- a CDS encoding DUF3794 domain-containing protein, with translation MASVMRNFIEIEGINSNCIPENVSAFKQFNIEETACLPITKPDIEQILKVIADVEIKSTRAIRTPVGTSLEGQVLTGWKLVIEGKVNQKVQYVADLPEQPSHAAHFSVPFSTFVVLPEDFVMGTPVTVTPFLEDIYVEQLDKRCIFKNITLLLAVEFC
- a CDS encoding SPOCS domain-containing protein: MAVVLTKTADKVNVLPGDIVTYQVTINNTDDTFSETNITFTDIIPKGTTFIKDSFFLEDKLQLGKDPNVGVPIPDIPPLATTKVKYDVLVDEKTTSVQLVNIAQATSILSGTMIPITYESNPFNINIAAIDLLKSADKYNIAVTEEITYSIIINNIGAVELKNPILKDLVPECLSFVDGSFSINGILDTNANPNNGINLENILPGQILNINFRATVICTPCLLKFVNTAALSYEIETVQNGLIETNTITTNKVITTVSPSAFKQLSREEYIKIPCQKPDMEEILNTLVNIEITDTKVIKTPVIKSLEGQKLTGFKLIVEGVLNQKVEYVACDKEQSVHAAHSRVPFSSFIVLPKNYVEGTSIKVEGVVEDIYTKLVNKRTIFKNITFIIRATYEL